One Tolypothrix bouteillei VB521301 DNA window includes the following coding sequences:
- a CDS encoding chemotaxis protein CheB, with amino-acid sequence MTFKLIVIGASLGGVNALEVLLARFPKNFSVPIAIVQHRHKDYHDDKLRVALQQYSPLAIVEPQDKEEILPGCVYLAPADYHLQVEGRDKAISNPYFSLSVDAPVTYARPSIDVLFETAADAYADKVIGVLLTGANHDGKQGLARIRARGGKTVVEEPSTAACATMPKAAIEAGVVDKILCLADIAPFLIKICHI; translated from the coding sequence CTTTAGGGGGAGTCAATGCCTTGGAAGTTTTACTAGCTCGATTCCCGAAAAATTTTTCTGTTCCGATCGCTATTGTTCAACATCGTCACAAAGATTATCATGATGATAAATTAAGAGTTGCGTTACAGCAGTACAGTCCCTTAGCGATCGTAGAACCTCAAGATAAAGAAGAGATCTTACCGGGCTGCGTGTATTTAGCTCCTGCTGATTATCATCTACAGGTAGAAGGTAGAGATAAGGCAATATCTAACCCCTATTTTTCATTGTCTGTTGATGCTCCCGTGACCTATGCAAGACCATCGATTGATGTCCTCTTTGAAACGGCAGCAGATGCTTACGCCGATAAAGTCATTGGCGTACTCTTGACAGGAGCCAATCATGATGGTAAACAAGGACTGGCAAGAATTAGAGCGCGAGGTGGCAAAACAGTAGTGGAAGAACCATCTACTGCCGCTTGTGCAACAATGCCCAAAGCTGCTATAGAGGCTGGAGTTGTAGATAAAATTCTGTGTTTAGCAGATATTGCCCCTTTCTTAATCAAAATTTGTCATATTTAA
- a CDS encoding response regulator — MSLEPKVNVLLVDDHPENLLALEAILDSLGQNLIRATSGAEALRHLLNQDFAVILLDVQMPDMDGFEAAALIRQRERSRYTPIIFLTAYSTSDTMVYRGYSVGAVDYLFKPIEPDILKYKVSAFVDLFQKSNEVKRQAAQLALMNAELRKREEMFRSLSVCSPVGIFLTDTLGKCTYTNPRYQAIYGMTSEESLGEGWTLAIHPEDRQQVIADWYAVSSKGQEYKGEFRILVSGVERWVVMSSSPMLSDEKQVIGYVGTVEDITERKKAAEEHIKLIREQTARQEAETANRLKDEFLATLSHELRTPLTSILGWARLLRQRKLDEKAIVRALETIERNAGLQAQLIDDILDVSRIIRGKLQLNLARVNVASVVSAVIDSVHLEAEAKKIQLEYMVESTHSEAGETWGKDDKRKDPVQLAVSLRLALATSYYVLGDPNRLQQIVWNLMNNALKFTPEGGKIQVRLSMEEESGDREVEIGNRSRSLVPNTQSPTYIQITISDTGNGISPEFLPYVFDRFRQADGSITRNQGGLGLGLAIVRYLVEMHGGSVRAESPGVGQGATFTVRLPLLQGKDTLKKEMGGDRQQNQSSHAPSVSKVESKIPSSDLTFHTFTGLQVLVVDNDTDTREYITKVLQQHGANVTAVASVRQALSTIEKSPPDVLVSDIGMPEEDGYTLIRKLRNLEPEIGGQIPAIALTAYVREQDCDRALEFGFQEYVTKPVEATHLINSVTKLIQHSKS, encoded by the coding sequence ATGTCATTAGAACCAAAAGTTAATGTTCTGCTGGTGGATGACCATCCAGAAAATTTGCTAGCCCTGGAAGCAATTTTAGATAGCTTAGGGCAAAATCTGATCAGAGCTACATCAGGTGCAGAAGCACTGCGACACCTTCTCAATCAGGATTTTGCCGTCATCTTATTGGATGTGCAAATGCCAGATATGGACGGGTTCGAGGCAGCAGCGCTTATTCGACAGAGAGAACGTTCCCGATATACCCCAATTATCTTTCTCACAGCGTATAGCACCAGCGACACCATGGTGTACAGGGGTTACTCTGTTGGTGCGGTGGACTATTTGTTTAAACCTATAGAGCCAGATATTTTAAAGTACAAGGTATCGGCTTTTGTGGACTTGTTTCAGAAAAGCAATGAGGTGAAGCGACAAGCGGCACAACTGGCACTTATGAATGCTGAACTGAGAAAGCGTGAAGAAATGTTCCGTTCATTAAGTGTTTGTTCACCTGTAGGTATTTTCCTAACGGATACACTCGGTAAATGCACTTATACCAATCCGCGCTATCAAGCTATTTACGGTATGACATCTGAGGAGAGTTTGGGCGAGGGTTGGACGCTAGCAATTCATCCTGAGGACAGACAACAAGTTATTGCTGATTGGTATGCTGTATCAAGTAAAGGACAGGAATACAAAGGAGAATTTCGCATTCTCGTCTCAGGGGTCGAGCGTTGGGTAGTTATGTCTTCATCTCCAATGCTTTCGGACGAAAAACAGGTCATCGGCTATGTCGGTACGGTAGAAGATATTACAGAGCGAAAAAAAGCAGCAGAAGAACACATAAAGCTCATTCGCGAACAAACAGCAAGACAAGAGGCGGAAACAGCAAATCGCCTGAAAGATGAATTTTTGGCAACCCTTTCCCACGAGCTTCGCACGCCACTGACTTCAATACTTGGTTGGGCGAGATTATTGCGCCAGAGAAAATTAGATGAAAAAGCTATAGTTCGAGCTTTGGAAACAATTGAACGCAATGCAGGTTTGCAAGCGCAACTCATTGATGACATTTTAGACGTTTCGCGAATTATACGCGGGAAGTTGCAATTAAATCTTGCACGAGTAAACGTAGCATCTGTAGTATCAGCAGTTATAGATAGTGTTCATTTAGAAGCCGAAGCTAAAAAGATTCAACTAGAGTATATGGTTGAATCTACTCATTCAGAAGCAGGAGAAACATGGGGCAAAGACGACAAGAGGAAAGATCCGGTACAACTTGCTGTATCATTGCGTCTCGCCCTCGCCACGTCTTATTACGTCTTGGGCGATCCCAATCGCTTGCAGCAAATTGTTTGGAATTTAATGAATAATGCACTGAAATTTACACCAGAAGGTGGAAAAATTCAGGTTCGCTTGTCTATGGAAGAAGAGTCGGGGGACAGGGAAGTGGAGATTGGCAATCGTTCACGATCCTTAGTTCCCAACACCCAATCGCCAACTTATATTCAAATTACAATTAGTGACACCGGAAATGGTATCAGCCCGGAGTTTTTACCCTACGTTTTCGATCGCTTCCGCCAAGCAGATGGCAGTATCACCAGAAATCAAGGCGGATTGGGGCTGGGGCTGGCAATTGTACGTTATTTAGTGGAAATGCACGGAGGAAGCGTTCGTGCAGAAAGTCCGGGAGTAGGACAGGGAGCGACTTTTACTGTAAGGTTACCCCTTTTACAAGGAAAAGACACCTTAAAAAAGGAAATGGGGGGAGACAGACAACAAAACCAGTCTTCCCATGCTCCCTCTGTTTCCAAGGTAGAATCTAAAATCCCCTCTAGCGATCTTACTTTCCACACCTTCACTGGCTTACAGGTGCTTGTTGTTGATAATGATACTGATACACGAGAGTATATTACTAAAGTCTTGCAACAGCATGGTGCTAACGTTACAGCTGTTGCATCGGTTCGTCAAGCGCTCTCAACGATTGAGAAATCACCACCGGATGTATTAGTGAGTGATATTGGAATGCCAGAGGAAGATGGTTACACTCTGATTCGCAAGTTAAGAAACTTGGAACCAGAGATAGGAGGACAAATACCAGCTATTGCACTCACAGCATATGTTAGAGAACAAGACTGCGATCGCGCGTTGGAATTTGGTTTTCAAGAGTACGTCACCAAACCAGTAGAAGCAACTCACTTGATTAATTCAGTCACAAAGCTCATCCAACATAGTAAGAGCTGA